The proteins below come from a single Holdemania massiliensis genomic window:
- a CDS encoding DEAD/DEAH box helicase, producing the protein MILDETQLSQYFDERTWNLARRYHQERSIIQSLSAVEYRTLQLIEVEAVVYPYLQHIKLSLHWQTGELLRFSCECPYCVQDEKACAHIGAVLMFLKERTIDHFPYYYRENAADYIQQLRRRQMFSQSEQLIETYVNAAVLDDPTLLQSDPVGLLPEVIFSNSELLVSFRIGRKKKYILKNLGEFLARMNEAAIVSYGKELQFLHVPESFDEGSQRILRFIRRNYDPQKSFGTSPRYVNLVGGSVDDFYELFLNHPVMMADGRPMVMIEENPQFTLQVESQNQDYQLQITPHEYRYLASNEADYVYVGGTLIRLLPRYRILCGPLLKRLQQGGKLLISHEQIKNFYYNVLQPISELIPVLGMEDLPVRLDPLVTRVYIDEPTPHTIMITIRFCYGNNEYIGFDTLTNRDNRNLRKEQKVRAIIRQYVTRIDTLTQIAWIEKNETKEFSFLAEGVGKLMDLAEVYICESLKNVQIRSRASFSVGVRLTSGLLELQLDSPQLSSEELEEIFRGYQQKKKYVRLKNGDYFAIGEGDTEEVLAMLDALQVDPKQLAQGSLTLENYRALALNERLMSTPEIKVERDQEFKTMIRDFKNIEESKFDVPPSMRKILRTYQKEGFRWLKTIAHYGFGGILADDMGIGKTLQMIAVLLDAQLHNEAGCSLVVTPASLILNWQAEIRRFAPQLKCACVHGTLKERQDQWALADQVDVLITSYDYVKRDEAMLKPLQFQYLVLDEAQAIKNQRTKSAQAVKQIQARHRFALTGTPIENSLAELWSIFDFLMPGYLFSYAQFKENYELPIVRYQDEERLTLLKKLVSPFILRRVKQDVLKELPEKTETVLQIEFSEAEKKLYQASLQQIQTQLAQTLDQPANVGSSKIMILAMLTRLRQICCDPGLVFEGYGGERSKLAACMELIENAVDSGKKILVFSQFTTILDKLRQECEKRQIATYLLTGSTPKQQRFDLMESFNRDKTPVFLISLKAGGTGLNLTGAEIVIHYDPWWNLSAENQATDRAYRIGQTRNVQVVKLIVEGTVEEKISKLQQQKQQLSQSVIEGSDGSIAAMSREEILELFENEF; encoded by the coding sequence ATGATTTTGGATGAAACTCAGCTCAGTCAATATTTTGATGAGCGAACGTGGAATCTGGCTCGGCGTTATCATCAGGAACGTTCGATTATCCAGTCACTGTCCGCGGTAGAATACCGCACGCTGCAGCTGATTGAGGTTGAAGCGGTTGTTTATCCGTATCTGCAGCACATCAAACTGTCACTGCATTGGCAAACCGGTGAATTGCTGCGCTTCAGTTGCGAATGTCCGTATTGTGTTCAGGACGAAAAAGCCTGTGCGCACATCGGGGCAGTTTTGATGTTTTTAAAGGAGCGAACCATTGATCATTTTCCCTACTATTACCGTGAGAATGCCGCGGATTATATCCAGCAGCTGCGCCGCCGGCAGATGTTTTCGCAAAGCGAACAGCTGATCGAAACGTATGTCAATGCGGCGGTGCTGGATGATCCGACCCTTTTGCAGAGCGATCCGGTCGGATTGCTTCCGGAGGTCATCTTTTCCAATTCAGAACTGCTGGTCAGCTTTCGGATCGGCCGCAAGAAAAAATACATTCTGAAAAATCTCGGTGAGTTTCTGGCGCGGATGAATGAAGCGGCGATTGTCAGCTATGGCAAGGAGCTGCAGTTCCTGCATGTTCCGGAATCGTTTGACGAAGGTTCGCAGCGAATCCTGCGGTTTATCCGCCGCAATTATGATCCGCAGAAAAGTTTCGGAACGAGTCCGCGCTATGTGAATCTGGTCGGCGGCAGCGTCGATGATTTTTATGAGCTGTTTTTAAATCATCCGGTGATGATGGCGGATGGCCGGCCAATGGTGATGATTGAGGAGAATCCGCAGTTCACGCTGCAGGTAGAAAGCCAGAACCAGGACTATCAGCTGCAGATCACACCCCACGAATATCGGTATCTTGCAAGCAATGAAGCGGACTACGTGTATGTCGGCGGAACGCTGATTCGGCTTCTGCCGCGTTATCGAATCCTGTGCGGACCGCTGCTGAAACGGCTGCAGCAGGGCGGCAAGCTGCTGATCAGTCATGAACAGATCAAGAATTTCTATTACAATGTTCTGCAGCCGATCAGTGAATTGATTCCGGTTTTGGGCATGGAAGATCTGCCGGTTCGCCTGGATCCGTTAGTCACACGGGTGTATATTGACGAGCCGACGCCGCACACGATCATGATTACGATCCGTTTCTGTTACGGCAATAACGAATACATCGGTTTCGATACGCTGACCAATCGGGATAACCGCAATCTACGTAAAGAACAAAAGGTGCGGGCGATTATCCGGCAGTATGTAACCCGGATTGATACGCTGACCCAAATTGCCTGGATTGAGAAAAATGAAACCAAGGAATTCAGCTTCCTGGCAGAAGGGGTAGGCAAGCTGATGGATCTGGCCGAGGTGTATATCTGTGAATCGCTGAAAAATGTCCAGATTCGCTCACGTGCCTCGTTCTCCGTTGGAGTTCGGCTGACTTCCGGACTGCTGGAGCTGCAGCTGGACAGCCCGCAGCTGTCGTCTGAGGAGCTGGAAGAAATTTTCCGCGGTTATCAGCAGAAGAAAAAATATGTGCGGTTAAAAAACGGCGATTACTTCGCGATCGGTGAAGGGGATACCGAAGAGGTGCTGGCGATGCTGGATGCGCTGCAGGTTGATCCAAAGCAGCTTGCGCAAGGTTCGCTGACGTTGGAAAATTATCGGGCGCTGGCGTTGAATGAACGTTTGATGAGTACGCCGGAAATCAAGGTGGAACGCGATCAGGAATTTAAGACGATGATCCGTGATTTCAAAAATATCGAAGAGAGTAAATTTGACGTACCGCCGTCAATGCGGAAGATCCTGCGGACCTATCAGAAGGAAGGCTTCCGCTGGCTAAAAACGATTGCGCATTATGGCTTCGGCGGAATTTTGGCGGACGATATGGGTATCGGCAAGACGCTGCAGATGATCGCGGTGCTACTGGATGCTCAGCTGCACAACGAAGCCGGCTGCAGTCTGGTCGTTACTCCAGCTTCGCTGATCCTCAACTGGCAGGCGGAAATCCGGCGGTTTGCGCCGCAGTTAAAATGCGCCTGTGTTCATGGAACATTAAAAGAGCGTCAGGATCAGTGGGCACTGGCCGATCAGGTCGATGTTCTGATCACTTCTTACGACTATGTCAAGCGCGATGAAGCGATGCTTAAACCGCTGCAATTTCAGTATTTGGTACTGGATGAAGCGCAGGCGATCAAAAACCAGCGAACCAAGAGCGCCCAGGCAGTAAAACAGATCCAGGCTCGCCATCGGTTCGCCTTAACTGGAACGCCGATTGAAAATTCACTGGCAGAACTGTGGTCGATTTTTGATTTTCTGATGCCGGGGTATCTGTTCAGCTACGCCCAATTTAAAGAAAATTACGAACTGCCGATTGTGCGCTATCAGGATGAGGAACGTCTGACACTGTTAAAGAAACTGGTGTCGCCGTTTATTCTGAGGCGGGTCAAACAGGATGTTTTAAAGGAACTGCCGGAGAAGACGGAAACAGTGCTGCAGATCGAATTCAGTGAAGCGGAAAAGAAGCTGTATCAGGCCTCTTTGCAGCAGATTCAGACGCAGCTGGCGCAGACGCTAGACCAACCGGCCAACGTCGGCAGTTCCAAGATCATGATCCTGGCGATGCTGACGCGGCTGCGGCAGATCTGTTGTGATCCGGGGCTGGTATTTGAAGGATACGGGGGCGAGCGAAGCAAGCTGGCAGCCTGTATGGAACTGATTGAAAATGCGGTGGACTCCGGCAAGAAAATTTTGGTATTTTCCCAGTTTACAACGATTCTGGACAAACTGCGTCAGGAATGCGAAAAGCGGCAGATCGCTACTTATCTGTTAACCGGCTCAACGCCGAAGCAGCAGCGTTTTGATTTGATGGAAAGCTTTAATCGGGATAAAACACCGGTCTTTCTGATCTCATTAAAGGCCGGCGGGACCGGGCTGAATCTGACGGGGGCAGAGATTGTCATTCACTATGATCCATGGTGGAACTTGTCGGCTGAAAACCAGGCCACCGACCGTGCTTACCGAATCGGTCAGACGCGCAATGTGCAGGTCGTCAAGCTGATTGTCGAGGGAACGGTAGAAGAGAAAATCAGCAAGCTTCAGCAGCAGAAGCAGCAGCTGTCGCAATCGGTTATCGAAGGCTCTGACGGATCGATTGCCGCAATGAGCCGCGAGGAAATTCTCGAACTGTTTGAAAACGAGTTCTAA
- a CDS encoding DegV family protein produces MTVRIITDSTTDVTPAAARQLNLGVVPLKVLFGQEEYRDGIDLTMEEFYTKLTSNDQLPTTSQPSPNDFLTEFEKAKAAGEEIVVLTLSSQLSGTYQSAQLAKDYCEYEPIYIVDSLSATIGTQLLLREAIELRDAGQSASQIALRLEQLKERVTILAAVDTLEYLVKGGRLSKAAGFAGSLLGIHPMITLAEGKISVLGKARGKKATLQLFWQQMEKLGMPDQTFEPIFGYTGNREAVEDLITFMDEKAIVSPQVCGVGSVIGTHTGPGVSAIAYIRQA; encoded by the coding sequence ATGACAGTTCGTATTATTACTGATTCCACCACCGACGTCACACCCGCGGCAGCCCGGCAGCTCAACTTAGGCGTTGTACCGCTCAAGGTGCTGTTTGGTCAGGAGGAATACCGTGATGGAATCGATTTAACGATGGAGGAATTCTATACCAAGCTGACCAGCAATGATCAGCTGCCAACCACTTCGCAGCCTTCACCGAATGATTTTCTGACCGAATTTGAAAAGGCCAAAGCAGCCGGTGAAGAAATCGTTGTGCTGACGTTGTCCAGTCAGCTCAGCGGCACGTATCAATCCGCCCAGCTGGCTAAGGATTATTGTGAATATGAACCAATTTACATCGTCGACAGTTTATCGGCGACGATCGGAACACAGCTGCTTTTGCGCGAGGCGATTGAGCTGCGGGATGCGGGTCAGTCGGCATCGCAGATTGCCCTGCGGCTGGAACAGCTCAAGGAACGCGTTACAATTCTGGCGGCGGTGGATACGCTGGAATATCTGGTTAAAGGCGGACGGCTGTCCAAGGCTGCAGGCTTCGCCGGATCTTTGCTTGGAATTCATCCGATGATCACGCTGGCGGAAGGCAAAATCAGCGTTTTGGGCAAGGCCCGCGGCAAGAAAGCGACGCTGCAGCTGTTCTGGCAGCAGATGGAAAAACTGGGAATGCCGGATCAAACTTTTGAGCCAATCTTTGGTTATACCGGAAATCGGGAAGCGGTTGAAGATCTGATCACCTTCATGGATGAAAAAGCGATTGTCAGTCCGCAGGTGTGCGGCGTCGGCAGCGTAATCGGAACGCATACCGGACCGGGTGTCAGTGCGATTGCCTATATCCGTCAGGCATAA
- a CDS encoding sigma 54-interacting transcriptional regulator has product MNKTKEEILIWLKNQTRIYGLTQLEQRTTKQIAEQLNLSRTLTSQYLNELCKEHACIKISSRPVYYLAREELETKYQVTFVDEEYFNLDDLMQVLNQKTPQCRNFEKVVGAEGSLAGCIAQLKSAMQYPSGLTVILEGERGSGKRFLAQSAFEFLADQHAISSSARFVRLTISREMSQHRQLVELFGGELEGKPTEGLIEKARDGVVYLAEADQLSAECQLKLAELIRSGSYTRTHQTQPVLKNTARFILSLTSRAAQTLQPELLLNIPVHCQIPAFSRRPVQEREELVIQLLLKEQRKLGREIRMSARLFGALSADLPELNLAELNNGLKTMCAAAYSQQPQASVLVLKAMDLPPELFSRLPLGQMLRPAESTPLAIEQFRRQDGSDQILKLFDHLLDSHRDYYNNHHVFAQFLDQGLARMREYYDTIIFATKEEDSRLVWIEAQIRHELEALDLDQRLTLPPNCSFVLARMTCALARIHSSLALWESQRREAIQLCLNTLRQQLPEAASLAEALIEKLCAGLEMQSQPLNTIFLTLNLRFYNQEPLRRQSCGIIISHGYSTASSIADAANQLLGKRIFDALDMPLDTEVKAIEKKLNDFIRFHSYLRSLILLVDMGSLEGLAEHLDCMMEVGIINNISTGLALDIGMRLSRGEELEMILKSACESYQCRYRILMRKQKEKAIVFTSDISIKISGKLAELFARSLPRPLNIRFIEADYATLQSAAQRASLFDRYEVLLLIGPLGFHPENVNTMALEDIVSFRTMEPLNEALDGELNEAELDLFQQQLLKNFSLQSLMENLTILNPARLLDCVYEAVSELQRQMQRRFQSRTLVGIYIHVSFLIERLVTRTAIESLADLTPFISAHSDFIDQVNISFASLLKNYNVTVPIDEISYLYDYIENDRQDLTRGNMQEEGL; this is encoded by the coding sequence ATGAATAAAACGAAGGAAGAGATTCTCATCTGGCTGAAAAACCAGACCCGGATTTACGGACTGACCCAGCTGGAACAACGAACGACGAAACAGATTGCCGAGCAATTGAATCTATCGCGGACATTGACGAGTCAGTATCTGAACGAACTGTGCAAAGAGCATGCGTGCATTAAGATCAGCTCCCGTCCGGTGTATTATCTGGCTCGTGAAGAGCTGGAAACAAAGTATCAGGTTACGTTTGTGGATGAAGAATATTTCAATCTCGACGATCTGATGCAGGTGCTGAATCAGAAAACACCGCAGTGCCGGAATTTTGAAAAAGTGGTGGGTGCGGAAGGTTCATTGGCAGGTTGTATTGCCCAGCTGAAATCAGCGATGCAGTATCCCAGCGGTTTGACCGTAATTTTGGAAGGGGAGCGCGGCAGCGGAAAACGTTTTCTTGCCCAGTCGGCATTTGAATTTCTTGCCGATCAGCATGCAATTTCCTCTTCAGCGCGGTTTGTACGCCTGACGATCAGTCGGGAAATGTCCCAGCATCGTCAGCTGGTTGAGCTGTTTGGCGGGGAACTTGAAGGAAAACCCACAGAAGGGTTGATCGAAAAAGCGCGGGATGGGGTTGTCTATCTGGCTGAGGCCGATCAGCTGAGTGCGGAATGTCAGCTGAAGCTGGCTGAGCTGATCCGTTCCGGCAGCTATACGCGGACCCATCAAACCCAGCCGGTTCTGAAAAATACCGCCCGCTTTATCCTTTCGCTGACCAGCCGTGCAGCACAAACGCTGCAGCCGGAGCTTCTGCTGAACATTCCGGTGCATTGCCAGATTCCCGCCTTTTCCCGCCGGCCGGTGCAGGAGAGGGAAGAACTGGTCATCCAATTGCTGCTGAAGGAACAGCGAAAACTGGGACGCGAGATCCGCATGTCCGCCCGATTGTTCGGAGCACTGAGCGCCGATCTGCCGGAGCTGAATCTGGCTGAGCTGAACAATGGCTTAAAAACGATGTGCGCCGCGGCGTATTCCCAACAACCGCAGGCTTCCGTGCTGGTTTTAAAAGCCATGGATCTGCCGCCCGAGCTGTTTAGCCGATTGCCGTTAGGGCAAATGCTGAGACCGGCCGAATCAACGCCGCTGGCGATTGAACAGTTTCGCCGTCAGGATGGCAGCGATCAGATTTTAAAGCTGTTTGATCATCTGCTGGACAGCCATCGCGATTATTATAACAACCACCATGTGTTCGCTCAGTTTCTCGATCAGGGACTGGCGCGGATGCGGGAATATTACGATACGATTATCTTTGCGACAAAAGAAGAGGACAGCCGATTAGTCTGGATCGAAGCACAGATCCGCCATGAACTGGAGGCTCTGGATCTTGACCAGCGGCTGACGCTGCCGCCTAACTGCAGCTTTGTGCTGGCTCGCATGACCTGTGCCTTAGCCCGGATTCATTCCAGTTTGGCTTTGTGGGAAAGTCAGCGGCGGGAAGCTATTCAGCTGTGCCTGAACACGTTGCGCCAACAGCTTCCGGAAGCGGCATCGTTAGCAGAGGCTTTGATCGAAAAGCTCTGCGCCGGCCTGGAAATGCAATCACAGCCGTTAAACACAATCTTTCTTACGCTGAATCTGAGGTTCTACAACCAGGAACCGCTGCGTCGGCAAAGCTGCGGCATCATCATCAGTCATGGCTACTCCACGGCTTCCAGCATCGCGGATGCCGCGAATCAGCTTTTAGGAAAACGGATATTTGATGCGTTGGATATGCCGCTAGATACTGAGGTCAAAGCGATCGAAAAGAAACTGAACGATTTCATTCGATTTCATTCCTATCTGCGTTCCTTGATTCTGCTCGTTGACATGGGTTCGCTGGAAGGTCTTGCCGAACATCTGGACTGCATGATGGAAGTCGGCATCATCAACAACATTTCCACCGGTTTGGCGCTGGATATCGGAATGCGTTTAAGCCGCGGGGAAGAATTGGAAATGATTTTGAAATCAGCCTGTGAGAGCTATCAGTGCCGCTATCGGATTCTGATGCGGAAGCAGAAAGAAAAAGCGATTGTGTTTACCAGCGATATTTCAATCAAGATCAGCGGCAAGTTGGCAGAGCTGTTTGCCCGCTCGCTCCCCCGGCCGCTCAACATCCGTTTTATTGAAGCTGATTATGCGACGCTGCAGTCTGCGGCACAGCGAGCATCGTTGTTTGATCGCTACGAGGTTCTGCTTTTAATCGGTCCGTTAGGCTTTCATCCGGAAAACGTCAACACGATGGCGTTAGAGGATATCGTCAGCTTCCGGACGATGGAACCGCTCAATGAAGCGCTGGATGGGGAACTGAATGAGGCGGAGCTGGACTTGTTTCAGCAGCAGCTGTTAAAGAACTTCTCGCTACAAAGCTTAATGGAAAATCTGACGATTCTCAATCCGGCGCGGCTGTTGGACTGTGTTTATGAAGCGGTCAGTGAACTGCAGCGGCAGATGCAGCGGCGCTTTCAAAGCCGGACGTTAGTCGGGATTTATATTCACGTCAGCTTTTTGATCGAACGGCTGGTCACCCGCACCGCGATTGAATCGCTGGCTGATCTGACGCCGTTTATCAGCGCGCACAGCGACTTCATCGACCAGGTCAACATCAGCTTTGCGTCGCTGTTGAAAAATTACAACGTCACCGTTCCGATCGATGAGATTTCTTATCTTTACGATTATATCGAAAATGATCGGCAGGATTTGACGAGAGGCAACATGCAGGAGGAAGGACTATGA
- a CDS encoding PTS sugar transporter subunit IIA: MREIILASHGALAAGMADTAQMIIGDQPGLRVLSLQPGSHPDALKRQIENWLAETSADEVLILTDLWGGSVNNALLGLTQDPRVHIIAGMNLNLVLQLCLSPEPLADVIPTALKEARQGMIYGNAVLACPQAEDELF; this comes from the coding sequence ATGAGAGAAATCATTCTAGCCTCCCACGGCGCTTTGGCGGCGGGGATGGCGGATACAGCCCAGATGATCATCGGCGATCAGCCGGGCTTAAGGGTATTGTCCCTGCAGCCGGGCAGTCATCCTGATGCTTTGAAGCGTCAGATTGAAAACTGGCTGGCTGAAACATCGGCGGACGAGGTTCTGATTCTCACAGATTTGTGGGGTGGCAGCGTCAATAATGCCTTGTTAGGTCTGACGCAGGATCCGCGCGTGCATATCATCGCCGGCATGAATTTGAATCTGGTGCTGCAGCTGTGCCTGAGCCCCGAGCCGCTGGCGGACGTAATCCCTACGGCGCTGAAGGAGGCGCGGCAGGGGATGATCTACGGCAATGCCGTTCTGGCTTGTCCGCAAGCCGAAGACGAGCTGTTTTAA
- a CDS encoding PTS system mannose/fructose/N-acetylgalactosamine-transporter subunit IIB: protein MIKMLRIDDRLLHGQVVFMWTKQLNIKGIIVANDELVNDPIQSLAMKLAVPEHLKLLIKTIDEAAKLINDPRATGMNILVVMKNPIDAARLLHKIEDKAVIECVNIGNSGRIDKGDRMMMTKEVYVDAADIAAIEEILATGLPFEIQMIPTSNKVQVKEALKNVRK, encoded by the coding sequence ATGATTAAGATGCTGCGAATTGACGACCGGCTGCTGCATGGTCAGGTGGTGTTCATGTGGACGAAGCAGTTAAACATTAAAGGCATTATCGTGGCCAATGATGAACTAGTCAACGATCCGATTCAGAGTCTGGCGATGAAGCTGGCGGTTCCGGAACATCTGAAGCTGCTGATCAAGACCATCGATGAAGCGGCCAAGCTGATCAATGATCCGCGGGCAACAGGCATGAATATTCTGGTCGTGATGAAAAATCCGATTGATGCGGCGCGTCTGCTGCACAAGATCGAGGACAAGGCTGTGATTGAGTGTGTCAATATCGGCAACAGCGGCCGGATTGACAAAGGGGATCGGATGATGATGACCAAGGAAGTCTATGTTGACGCTGCCGACATTGCGGCGATTGAAGAGATTCTGGCAACGGGACTGCCGTTTGAAATTCAGATGATTCCGACAAGCAACAAAGTTCAGGTCAAAGAGGCGTTGAAAAACGTCAGAAAATAG
- a CDS encoding PTS mannose/fructose/sorbose/N-acetylgalactosamine transporter subunit IIC — protein sequence MTLIQALLIALVAALGQAAGDIGGNVMVNRPIVLAPIVGAILGDLQQGLMMGAALELIFLGVVSIGGATPSDANMGSVLGTAFAMSMHQGVEIALALAVPIGILQQMVKYLIYFFRATTMHKVEEFAEAGDFGKITRFHFGHCALYAGLYGLIAFVSLQFGASAMQTLVEKIPAIIITGLGAASQMLPAVGFALLMNMLWDNRLCVFLFFGFILSVYLNLPIIAIAGIALTIGIIMIVQDISASRGQRTAVPMDAKSEEEAFFNE from the coding sequence ATGACTTTGATTCAAGCACTTCTGATCGCTCTGGTAGCGGCACTGGGCCAGGCTGCCGGCGATATCGGCGGCAACGTGATGGTCAACCGGCCGATCGTTCTGGCGCCGATTGTCGGTGCGATCTTAGGCGATTTACAACAAGGGTTAATGATGGGGGCTGCGCTGGAATTAATCTTCTTAGGCGTCGTTTCGATCGGCGGCGCAACGCCGTCGGATGCCAACATGGGTTCAGTATTGGGAACGGCTTTTGCCATGAGCATGCATCAGGGCGTGGAGATCGCACTGGCGCTAGCAGTTCCGATCGGCATTCTCCAGCAGATGGTCAAGTATCTCATTTATTTCTTCCGTGCAACAACGATGCACAAGGTCGAAGAATTTGCCGAGGCCGGCGATTTTGGAAAAATCACGCGCTTCCATTTCGGTCATTGCGCCCTGTATGCTGGCCTGTACGGTCTGATCGCTTTTGTTTCACTGCAGTTTGGCGCCAGTGCGATGCAGACATTGGTTGAGAAAATCCCGGCGATCATCATCACCGGGCTGGGCGCAGCCAGTCAGATGCTGCCGGCGGTCGGATTTGCACTGTTAATGAATATGCTTTGGGATAACCGGCTGTGCGTCTTCCTGTTTTTCGGATTCATCCTGTCCGTTTATCTGAATCTGCCGATCATCGCGATTGCCGGTATTGCCTTAACCATCGGAATTATTATGATCGTCCAGGATATCAGTGCCAGCCGCGGCCAGCGTACTGCCGTGCCAATGGATGCCAAGAGTGAAGAGGAGGCGTTCTTCAATGAGTAA
- a CDS encoding PTS system mannose/fructose/sorbose family transporter subunit IID, whose protein sequence is MSNEMKHEEKKLIHQLFWRSFALEGSFNYEKMQALGFAWAMFPAIKLYCKTPQEQVEALKRHTAFFNITPNICTFSLGMAASMEKEYAQKKDMDPATINAVKVSLMGPLSGIGDSFFWGTFRVIAAGVGISLAQQGSILGPILFLLLFNVPHLIIRYYCTVWGYQLGSKFIQTSYENGLVSHMSKLATVIGLTTVGAMIATMVTFNVGFSAQIGETTLVLQDVFDQIMPKILPLLLTLGAFGAIRKGVKVNTVILAIFAFGLIGTLIGLL, encoded by the coding sequence ATGAGTAATGAAATGAAGCACGAAGAGAAAAAACTGATTCATCAGCTGTTCTGGCGTTCCTTTGCCCTGGAAGGCTCATTCAACTATGAAAAGATGCAGGCACTCGGCTTTGCCTGGGCGATGTTTCCCGCGATCAAGCTGTACTGCAAGACACCGCAGGAGCAGGTAGAGGCCTTAAAGCGGCATACCGCTTTCTTCAACATCACCCCGAATATCTGTACGTTCTCCCTAGGCATGGCGGCTTCCATGGAAAAGGAATATGCGCAGAAAAAGGATATGGATCCGGCTACAATCAATGCTGTTAAGGTTTCGCTGATGGGGCCGCTGTCAGGAATCGGCGATTCCTTCTTCTGGGGGACTTTCCGCGTGATCGCTGCCGGCGTCGGAATTTCGCTGGCTCAGCAGGGAAGCATTCTCGGTCCGATTTTATTCCTGCTTCTGTTCAATGTTCCGCATCTGATCATCCGATATTACTGTACGGTATGGGGATATCAGCTGGGCAGCAAGTTTATCCAGACTTCGTATGAAAACGGTCTGGTTTCGCACATGAGCAAGCTGGCCACGGTCATCGGTCTGACGACAGTCGGTGCTATGATCGCAACGATGGTTACCTTCAATGTCGGCTTTAGTGCGCAAATTGGGGAAACGACGCTGGTGCTGCAGGACGTGTTCGACCAGATCATGCCGAAAATCCTGCCGCTGTTATTGACTCTGGGCGCCTTTGGTGCGATTCGCAAGGGTGTCAAAGTCAATACGGTAATTTTAGCAATCTTTGCGTTCGGTCTGATCGGAACCTTGATCGGTCTGCTATAA